The sequence TTCATCTCCGTAAAGGGCCCGGAACTCCTCTCAAAATGGGTCGGAGAATCGGAACGCGGTGTTCGTCAGGTATTCCGGAAAGCAAGGCAAGCAGCGCCGTCGATTATCTTTTTCGACGAGATTGATGCACTCATGCCAAAGCGCGGAGCTTATATAGGATCATCGCACGTAACTGAAAGTGTGGTAAGCCAGATCCTGACAGAGCTTGACGGCCTCGAGGAGCTGAACAATGTCGTGGTTCTCGGCGCTACCAACCGCCCGGACATGTTGGACGAGGCGCTGCTCCGCCCCGGCAGGTTGGACCGGATGATATACGTCCCGCCGCCAGACCGGGAAGGCAGAAAGAAGATCTTCGAGGTGTACCTCAGGAACAGAGAGATCCTCGCAAACGACGTCGACATCGACGAACTGGTCGAGAGGACCGAGGGTTATGTCGGAGCCGATATCGAGGCGCTGGTCCGTGAGGCAAAGATCTCCGCCATGCGCGAGTTCATCGCCATGACAGCCAAGAAGAGCGAGGAAGAACGGCGCCAGGCGGTCGGCAACGTGATGATCACGAAGAAGCACTTCGAAGATGCCCTCTCCCGTGTGAGAGGCACGCTCGATCTCGACCGGCTGGAGGAGGCCGAACGCCACTCCTGGCAGGTGCTCTATAACCAGGAGCAGCGGTCGACGCTCGAAGATGCCGTCTCGACGATCAACCGTGCCAGGATGCGGGAGACCGGGAAGATCGAGCAGGAGGTCAAGGATCTCATACAGACCCTGAAGGATGCGGTCTACCAGAGAAAGAAAGACTTCGGCGAGATCAGGCGCCTCACAAAGGAGTTGAAGACCAGGATCGAACGCCCGTTGCCACAGACCGGTATGGCGTTCTGATGGGAGCGCTCACCCACGGGGCGCTTCCCTTCCTGGAGGGGTCGTATGACCCCCCTCATCAGGAGAAACCGAAAGAACAGTGATGCACATGAGTGACAGCCCAGCAGATATCTTCCAGCAACTCAACGAATTGATGAAACGCCTCATGGAGCAGGGGCTCAAGGAACAGGGAGACCCGAACAAGCCGTTTGCCTACGGCTTCAAGATTGTCATCCACGATGCCGGCACGACCGAGACATCGGTAGAGGGACCCGCACCGGCTCCTGAGGAGCCCTCCTCGGAGGGGACCCTCGAGCCGATAGCAGAGATGTACACGACCGATGACGACGTGACGGTGGCGGTCGATCTCCCGGGTATCGAGAAGGGGAGCATCCACCTGTCACTCATCGATGGTACGCTGACGATCATCGCCGGCGGCAACCAACTGACCTCGGTGGAGATGCCGACCGTGGATGCCGAGTCCATGCAGTCGAGGTACAAACACGGCGTCCTGGAGGTCAAGTTCTCCCGGGGCAAGCCGATCAGGATCGACTGAAGAGTATAACCGCCTGCCGGTTTTGGGCCCTAGGGGACAATACTTTTTTGCCGGCAGAACCCGATCGGCTGGCGCCTGCCGGGCTGTGGGGAACACATCCATCCACCACCAGTCTTCTTCCTTACCTGTTTTCCTGCCCGCATCCACATGACCGCTCCCAGTGAAGACGCGCGACTGCCGCAGGCGCCGTCTGCTACGTTTTTCAGAAATGCCGCTCTTGCAGGCGTCATGACCCTCTATGATCCTGTATAGCCGGACAGAATGGGTGAAAGACGTGAGAATCACCCCGGTATCGGTATCTGATAGATATGCTGTACAGGAGCGGGCTAGCGGGGGCAAGGGCGATCAAAAAAAATGATTGTATCAGCCAACCCTTTTTCTAGGCAACAACACCTACATATAGAGCAGTACCTATCTAGTAGCCTAAGTGGGCTACGCCTGTCTAGGTAGTGGTGATTTGAATGGTTAAGACCACCGTGTCCGTGATTAAAGCAGATGTAGGTAGTTATCCGGGGCACTCCCGCACCCACCCGAAGCTCCTCGAGGTGGCAGCCCGGATGCTTAAGGAGGCAGAAGGCAGCACGATCATCGACTCGTATGTCACCCACTGCGGTGACGACCTCGAGCTGATTATGACGCACACCAAGGGCGAGGATAACGAAGAGATCCATGAACTGGCGTGGAACGTCTTCCTGGAATGTGCGAAGATAGCCAAGGAAATGAAACTCTACGGAGCGGGCCAGGACCTGCTCGCCGATGCGTTCAGCGGCAACGTCAAGGGGATGGGACCCGGTGTTGCCGAGATGGAGTTTGAAGAACGCGGTTCCGACCCGCTTTTGGTCTTCATGGCTGACAAGACCGAGCCGGGTGCGTGGAACTACTTCCTCTACAAGATCTTTGCCGATCCCTTCAGCACGTCCGGCCTCGTCATCGACCCCTCGATGCACCAGGGGTTCACCTTCGAGGTCCATGATGTCATGGAGAAGCGGAGGATCCGGTTCAATACACCGGAAGAGTCATACAGTCTCCTTGCCTATATTGGGGCACCGAGCCGTTATGTGATCAAGTACGTCTGGAAGAAGGACGGCACGATTGCAGCCTCTACAAGCACCCAGCGGCTGAACATGATGGCCGGCCGGTACGTCGGCAAGGACGATCCGGTCATGGTCATCAGGGCACAGAGCGGGCTGCCGTCAGTCGGTGAAGTCATCGATCCCTTCAGGACGCCCATCCTCGTGGCCGGCTGGATGCGCGGGTCGCACCACGGCCCCTTCATGCCGGTGGGGGTCTGTGACGCAAACTGCACGCAGTTCGACGGACCGCCCCGGGTCGTCTGCCTCGGGTTCCAGGTCAGCAATGGGAAGCTGATCGGGCCTGCAGATATGTTTGACGATCCGGCATTCAACCGCGTCCGCGACCGGTGCTGCGAGCTCTCAGATGTGCTCCGGGCCCACGGGCCGTTTGAACCTCACCGGCTCTCACTTGAGGAGATGGAGTATACCACCCTCCCGGGAGTCGAGAAGCAGTTCAAGGACCGCTGGGAAGACCTTCCCGAATAAACTCTTCTTTTTCCGGTTGTTCGGCCGGTGGCCGGGGATCAACCATGAATCGCGCATGAGTCCCGGCGGGGCGCAGAGATAGCAGGATGAAGATGGATTTTTCCTGTAACCCGGGCTTCCTGTTGATTGGCTGCCATGGCACCCCCCGGTTGCTCATGCAAACCTTAATGAGTGAAGATAACCACATAAGAACAGGATGGTTAACGGTATTGTACTCCCCGTAAAGAAGGTTTTTTCGCTTGTAGACTCTAAAATTGTCGTTGAGATAAAGGACGACGGCAGGAAACTCCAGGGTCGGCTTGTGGCGGTGGATGAACACCTGAACCTGCACATGGATGAGACCACCGAGTATACCGGTGACCAGAGAGGCCGCACACTGGGGACTGTTGTCATAAGAGGCAATAACATCCTGACCATTTCACCCCTGCTCTGATAACCATGTCCGACCAGGAGGAAGAAGCACTTAAGATTATCCAATCCCAACGCCAGGGGGTTCTCCAGAGTGAGCTCTGGAAAATCCTCGAGATCGATAGCAGAAAGTGCTCGAGGATCGTGAAGCGGCTGCTGGATGCCGGGTTGATAGAGCGCGTCGAGTTCCGCAGCGACGGCATCAAGACCTATCTTCTCCGGGCGAAGAAACGGGCGATCGATCCCTGTGTTATCCTTGCCGGGGAAGAGATCCTCCCGTGCATCGGCTGCGAGCGGGAATGTGTTCCGGAGGAGTGCGCGCTCCTCCTCGACTGGATGTACCACCTTGCTTTTGAAGAGTTTCAGGAGTAAGTTTCTTTTTTCTACGAAGTTCGCCCCTGTTTGGGCGACTGAGGGCGCTGGCGGTTAGTTCCATCATGTCTTGCCCTGATGATCGTCCCCGACCACCGATACGCCAGGATACGCCGGTTGCCGGACTGGATTCTTCCCCCGACTCACCGACGTAGCAGTGGGCCGTGGTGAGAATCGCCATGGAGGTGGTGGCCGGGGAAGGGGCTCGCCCCCCGCAGAGGGGTACTCGCAACCCCCTCCTCGTAGTCCCCCGCCCTGCCCGCACATTCGGCGCTCCTCTCCCGCCCTCCGAGGAGCGGAGGGAGTGCGTGGCGATACCTAGTGGAGCATTTCATCTAATATTGTCCATGCAATACCATCTCACGCGAAGGGCGCGAAGCCGCGAAGTTCGGTTGCTGGGCGGCAGAGTCCCCTTCGCGTTCTTCGCGTCTTCGCGTGAGGTGGCGATCGCTCGCCCCGCATCAGGACCCGCAACATAAGGTGAAACGGTCCACTAGGTGGCTCTACAACAAACTTCTGGAAGAGTGCGGCGCCAGCGTTGACGCGGTGCAAGAAGGGGGAACCTGCCCGACAATCGCACGGCGGCAGTTATTCAAGGATAGATACGATGTAGAGAGAAAAGGATACACAAAAAGACGACGTCAAGGGGGGAAGTGTCTCGTGTGATCCAAGTCTCTCTGGATATGTTTAGTCAGGTTTGGTATATAATTATTTTTAATTACAACTGAGGAAATATAAAGATTCTGGCCGGTTGCCCGGATGTTTACGAAGAGAGCAGGCGGAAGACTCACACCTCAACGGGGGACGCTGTGCATCCCCAGCATCCCTAACGATCGACTCTGCAGGACTGCAATCTGCAGATCGTCCCGGTGCTCCTGTGCTGAGGATGCTCAGGCAAGATACATCCCACGCACGCCTGCTGGAGAGGGATGCGGTTACGCCAGCGCAAACGCGTGCTGGATAATGAAACCCGCATGAGACATGACGAGAGACTGCGCGGATGAAAACAATGTCCAGGCCGTAGTGAAGCAATTGCATCGAATATTTCACACGCAACGTTGCTTCATGCGAAGGCACGAGGGGACAGTGCGGGATTTGGGCATTTTGGGCGACATGACGCAGCGACTGGTTGAGGAGGAGCCTCGGTCTGGCCTTTCACCGGGCCTGTCGATGTAGCGGTAGACTGTGGCGGGGGCAGGGAGGGTCTCCCTCCGATGCGGCAGCCGTCTCCAGGACACAGATAGGCCCGAGAGCCCTGGTCACCTGGACCGGAGGTTTCAGGGAAAAATATTTCCGGTATGCAGTACGCCCATTTTCCTGCAACCCGTATCCGGCGCCGGCTCCACCAGGGCCGACAGCCCGGCACCAAGTTTGTTGTCTCTTTCGCAACAAATCATTTATCTTCATGCGGCGGAGATGTATACTAGAACAGAGGCAGAGCATGAGATCACCATTCCAGTTGATTGGCGAGAGTATTACGCGGCGGCCGATGGCAGTCGCTGCGATCTTTATTCTCGTCTTTATCATTGCACTCTACGGCATGGGCCAGACCACCATGGAGACGGGGAGGGATACCTACATCGACAAGAGTACTCCCCGCGGTGCCCTGCTCGATAAGTACCTGGACACATTCAAGTCCGATTCGGTCATGTTGCTCTTCGAGTGCGACAACGTCCTCGATACCGACGTCCTGGCGTATATCGACCAGTTACAATCCGAGATCGGCCGCGAGGAGTACGTCGCCGGAACCCTGAGCGTCATCGATATGGTGAAGCAGGTGAACGGGGGCGCGCTCCCTGCATCTGAAGCTGAGATCATCATGGCAAAAGAGAAGGTGCCGCCTGAACTCCTATCCCGGTACCTCCCGTCCAATATGATGACGATCAGCGTCGTCACCCTCGCGCCAGGCGTCTCCAAGGATACCCGGGATCAGGTCCTCGACAGCATTGAGTCGCGCATCAGTTTCTCTGATGCGCCCCCGGGCGTCAAGGTGACCGTGACCGGTTCGCCTGCTTTCGCCAAACAGATGGGCGAGGAGATCAACGACTCGATGGGCGTGCTGATCGGTGCCGCCATGCTCCTCATGGTACTGGCCGTGGGCCTCCTCTTCGGGCACGTCCGTTACCGGTTCCTGCCGGTCTTCGTGGTGGGGACGGGACTTATCCTGACCTTCGGCACCATGGGGCTTGTTGGGATCCCGATCAGTATGGTCGTGATCGGCGCGTTCCCGGTGCTGATCGGAATCGGGATCGACTACGCCATCCAGTTCCAGTCCCGGTTCGATGAGGAGGCACGGCACGCCCCAATCCAGGAAGCAGCGATAACGACCATCCGAAACTCAGGCCCCGCAATCCTGTATGCGATGATTGCGACGTCGCTTGGGTTCATCGCCATGTGGATATCTCCCGTGCCGATGGTCCGCGACTTCGGTCTGGTCTGCGTTATGGGGGTGGTCTTCTGCTACATCTCGGCCCTGATCATCGTCCCGACGTTCGGCATGCTGGTCAAGTACCGGCCGAAAGCAACAGGCAACGAGTCCACCGGTTCCAGCATGGAGGCGTACGACCGGTTCCTCGGCGGCGTTGCGGGGAAGATCGCAAAACACCCGGTCCCGATCCTTCTGGTCCTCGGACTTGTCGCGCTTGTCGGCGTGCAGCTCGATGCCTCCATCCCCATCAACTCGGATGAAGAGACCTTCGTCCCCGACGATATGTCTGCAGTTGTCGACCTGCAGAAGATGCGGCGCACCATGGGGTCGACAGATACCCTGCCGCTCTATATCAGGGGCGACGGCGTCACGAACCTGGACACCCTGACATGGATAAAAAAGTTTGAGGACTATGAGGTAGCCAACAACGATAAGATCACATCGGCCACGAGTATCGTCACCTACCTGGTCCAGTACAACGACGGCAGGATGCCGACGACCCAGCAGGAGGTCGACGCGGTCCTGGCGCGCATCCCTGAGGAGACGAAGAAGCCGTACCTGAGCGGCGACACCGAGACGGTCATCGAGTTTGGCCTTGTGGAGATGGAGAACGAGGTTGCCCTCTCGCTCGTGGACCGGATGAAGAGCGATGTTGCATGGAACTACCCGCCACCGGGGATCACTGCAGAACCGACAGGGATGATCGAGATGTTCACCAACCTGATGACCGATATCTCGGAGAGCAAGACGACAATGACGGTCCTCGGGTTCGGGATGATCTTCGTCTTCCTGCTCCTTGTCTACAGGAAGCTGACTGCGGTCTCACCAGTCATCCCGATCATCTTCATCGTAGGCTGGAACGGGGCGATCATGTACCTGCTCGGCCTTGACTACACGCCGCTGACCGCGGTGCTCGGGTCGATGACGATCGGGGTGGCCTCGGAGTACACCATCCTGATCATGGAGCGGTTCCAGGAAGAGCGGAGACGCGGAAAGGAGAGGCACGAGGCGATCCAGCAGGCAGTCCAGAAGATCGGAACGGCTATCACCGTGTCAGGCATGACGACGGTCTTTGGATTCTCGGCGCTGCTGCTCTCTACGTTTAACATCATCAGCAACTTCGGCATCGTGACGGTCATCACTGTCGGGTTCTCGCTCCTCGGCGCGATCCTCGTCATGCCGGCGGTCCTCTCCCTGATGGACCGGTTCAGCCGGCAGGATACGAATGAGAGCGCAGAGACCGCACCTGCCTCACTCTAGGTCCGGGATGCTGCCCGGGAACCCCCCCTCTTTATTATCCGCAACTGGTTGGTTTTTCGAAAGGTACTCAATCAGGCACAGACAACCAAAATTCCTGGAACTTACTTCTTTGCGCTCCCGGGCACTACTGCATCGTGTCACCTTATTTTAGAAATTTTTGTCGCATGCCGGGATGGGTCCCTCCGGTCTCACGCGAAGTCGCGAAGAGCGCGAAGTTCGGTATAATCCCCTGAAACGCCTCATCAAGTCTTCGCGTGAGGCTGTATCGTTATCCCCATCCACCAACTCACGCGAAGCCGCGAAGATTGGTCTTGGGTACCTGCAACGCCCCTTCGCGGCCTTCGCGTCTTCGCGTGAGGCAGTGCGGTCATAGAGAGTACCAACGTCTCACGCGGAAGCACGCGGGAGGTCGCGAAGAGGGACGGAAGATCTCTAAATTTAAGATGACAAAGAGCACTACTGGAGCATTTCACCTAAATTTCACATAAAAATCCCCTCAAAATTGGAAACGGATCCCTAGCGCACATCCCAAAAGTACCCTGCGATCGAATATCCACTTGGTTCAGAGCATACTGACGCACATTCGCAAAGAATGAGCAATAGCCAGCGTCAAAAGCGCTGACAGGTTTTCCCCGGGTATCGCCACACACTGCCCCCGCCCCCTAGGCGATTCCCACCACGGTCCACTGTCCGGGCAAGCCTGAGAAATAAGCCGCTTTCCTGCGTACAGCCTCTCGCTCTGCCCCATGAATGCTCCCGCATGGCTTTCCGTGTGAGACCGGCGATCACTCCCACGCACCCTCACGTTAAGATGAAATGGTCCACTCGGTATCAAGTGTTTCATGCAATCATGTTTCCACGACCGCATCCGGATATGCCCGATACTTGTAGGAAACGATCCCGGACAGCGGATGATATACTTGTGGTATGATATGCTTGGCCCGTGTGAGGCGAAAAGGAAGAACAGTGGCGAAGCGACCGTCCTCAGCCTAAAGACCGGGATTTCCCGCTCCGCCCCGCACGCCCCTACAAGTTAAATCTAACTATTTGCAAGGTTGAATATCAGGGAGTACGTTAGATGCTGCCGGATCGTCAAATATGGGACCAATATGCTGACCGGAGAGTTCCCTGTCGGGTGTTCACGCCCTCCGGCAGCAGGCAGGTCCGCGGACCATGAAGAAGATTGCCATACACGTACGGGAAGACGGTCATAAGCGAGTGATAGAAGCTCTCGAAGACCTCTACTACACGATATCGCTCGCGGGGGAGATCTATGAGATCACCGTATTCACTCCAGACGAGAACCTTGATGACCTGATCGAGAAGATCCGGAGCGCCCTCGATCTGCGATACAACGATAACATGATTGAGGTCTCGACACCGGACTTTGTCATCTCATCGCTCCTGGAACGTGCCGAGAAGAAGCATGTGGAGAAGGAAGAAAAGACGCCAGTTGAGAAACTGCTCGACTCTATCCGTGGTTATGCCGAGCTCGATCTTGAAAAACTGGCGTTGACATCCATCGCCGGGCTGATCGCCCTCTCGGGCCTGCTCCTCGACAACCCGGTGATCATCATCGGGGCCATGCTCCTCTCCCCGATCATCGGCCCGATCTATGGGTTCACCGTTTATGTCGCTCTCGGCATGCCCAGGGAGTCCCTGCGATGCCTGGGCGTGCTGGCGGCGCTGCTTCTGGGCGTCTTCATCCTCTCCGCAATCGCCACCTTCCTGATCAGTACAGTCATCCCACTCGCCTTGACCGATGAGATCGCCTCACGCCTTGTGGCAAACCCTATCTACACGCTGATGGCGGTGCTCCTCGGGTTCGCGGCGGTGCTGGCGTTCAACCGGGGCACTTCAGAGGTGATCGCCGGCGTTGCCATCGCTGCCGCCATCATTCCGCCGACGGTCGTGACCGGTCTTGTTCTGGTGCTCGAGCCCGTGAGCCTGATCTCGTCTGCACTGCTGGTGGCCGGGCAGATCGTCGGGTTGATAGCGGGTGCGCTCGTCGCCGTGACCCTGCTGAAGGTCGAACCCCGGGAGGCCCGCGACAAGGCCATCGCAAAACGGTACCTGATACGGTCGGTCGTACTGATCGTGTTTCTCTTCGCCCTGCTTCTCTGGCTCACCTGGTTGATGTGGAGGTAGCTTGTATCACTTCACCTCCACCCGCTCACCGGTGACCATGTAGCAGACCTGCTCGGCGATATCACAGGCGTAGTCACCGCAACGCTCCAGATATCGTGCGACCATCACGTAGTCCATACACCGGGTGATGTTTTTCGGGTCCTCCATCATGTAGGTGACACTCTCCCTGAAGATGGCATACCTGAGGTCGTCCACGACATCATCCCGGCGCGACATCCCCTCGATGAGCACGATATCCTCTGTCCGGTAAGCCTTGAGGGCATCGTCGATCATGGCGCAGACCAGATCGGCCATATGCGGCAGATTCATCAGGTTCCCGATATGCGGCTTTTCTGATAACCCCTCCACGAGATTGGCGATATCCTTCCCGTATCGGCCGATACGGAAGAGAGCAACGTTCATCCGGAGCGCACAGACGATTGAGCGGAGGTCGCGTGCCATGGGCTGGTAGAGCGCGATGAGCCTGAGTGCCGCCTCCTCGATGGTGAGGTTCCGCTCTGCGAGTTCCACTCTCCGGGCATGCACCTGCCGGGCAAGTTCGGGATCCTGATCCTGCAGGGCGGTCATCGCGCTGGAGAGCATACCGTAGGCGAACACCCCCTGCTCCTGGACCATATCCTTGAGTTCTCTCAGTTCTTCACGGTATTTATTAACCATGGGTATCCTATCCGAAACGTCCGGTCACGTAGTTGTTGGTCAACTCTTCCTGCGGGTTCTCAAAGATCCGGGCAGTCGGCCCGAACTCGATCAACCGTCCCAGGTACATGAACCCCACAACGTCGCTGACCCGGGCTGCCTGCTGCATGTTGTGGGTCACGATAACGACCGTGTAGTGCTCTTTGAGGTCGTTGATGAGGTTTTCGATCTTTGATGTGGCGATGGGATCGAGCGCGGAGCAGGGCTCATCCATGAGGACGATCTCGGGCTCGACCGCGAGGGTCCTTGCGATACAGAGCCGCTGCTGCTGCCCTCCCGAGAGCCCCATCGCAGAGTCGTGAAGCCGGTCCGCCACCTCGTCCCAGAGAGCAGCCGCTTCCAGGCTCTCCCTGACGATCGCGTCCAGCACCTTCCTGCCACGGACCCCATGGACGCGAGGGCCGTAGGCGACGTTGTCGTAGATGGATGAGGGGAAGGGGTTTGGCTTCTGAAAGACCATCCCGATTCGTTTCCGCAACTCCACAACATCGCAACCCGGGTCGTGGATATCCAGTCCCTCAAAGAGGATCCTGCCTTCGAGCCTGACATTCTCGACGAGATCGTTGAGCCGGTTGAAACAGCGAAGCAGGGTCGATTTCCCGCACCCGGACGGCCCGATCAGCGCGGTGACCTGGTTCCGCGGGATAGAGACCGATATGTCGCGAAGTGCCTGGTTCTCACCGTAGTAGAGGTTTAGATGTTCTGCTGTGAGGATACTGTCATCTCTCTGCATTTCGGGTCACCACCTGACTGACTTCTGGTAATGGTTCCGGATGAGGATCGCTACCAGGTAAATGGCCATCACCAACACGAGAAGCACCAGTGCAGTCCCGTACTGGTTCTCCCTTGCCCCCGGGACGTTGGTCGCCAGGATGAAGAGGTGATAGGGGAGCGCCATCACCGGCTCCATCACCGACGCGGGGAGGAACCGTCTTGAGAAGACGACCGCGGTGAAGAGGATCGGTGCGGTCTCCCCGGCCGCCCGGCCGATGCTGAGGATCATGCCGGTCAGGATCCCGGGCACCGCCGGTGGGAGGACGACCCGCCATATGGTCTCCCAGTGCGTCGCCCCGAGGGCGAGGCTCCCCTCCCTGACGCCGCCCGGGACGCTTCCAAGCGCCTCTTCGGTCGTCCTGATGATGGTGGGGAGGATCATCAGCCCCAGCGTGATCTGGCCGGCGAGCAGCGACACTCCCAGGTCCAGGTAGAGCACCAGGAACGCAAACCCGAAGAGGCCGAAGACGATCGACGGCGTGCCGCCCAGGAGGTCGACGCCTGCCCTGATGATCCCGGTGATGCGCCCGCCCCGGGTATACTCGTGGAGGTAGATGGACGCACCGATCCCGATCGGAAGGGCGAAGAGGATAGCACCCCCGACCAGGAGGAGCGTCCCGAGGATTGCCGGGCCGATGCCTCCCGCCCGGCCGAGGTCGCCTGGCGGGGCGGTCAGGAACTCCCAGGAGAGCGCCGGTGCGCCGTTGTAGATGATATCAAAGAGGATGACCCCGAGGAAGAGGAGTACGATGCTGGTGGATGCATACACAAGCCCGAACGCGACCTTCTGCTTAATCTTTGGGGAGATCCTGTGCAGCGTGTATTCCACTGCGGGCAGGGCGACAGCGGTGACGACGGCGACCAGAGCTCCTGCGGCAACCGCAACGAGCCCGAGTATGCCGATGCCGAGAACCGCACGGGCATAGGGCCTTGCTGTGCTTTCCCTCATCTTCCGGGCTGCTGTTGCTGTGTGCCGCTCGCTGAGTCTCCGGAGGATACCTCCTGCCAGGAGGTTGACTGCGAGGGTTATCGCCAGGAGGACGACCGCGACACCGAAGAGCGCGTGGTAGTGGGTGCTGCCGACGGCGACCTCCCCCATCTCGATGCCCAGCGTCCCGGTGAGCGTCCTGACCGGGGAGAGGGCGTTCCAGAGGGGTTCTGGAACGATCGCAGCGTTGCCGGCCACCATGATCACCGCCATCGTCTCGCCGATCGCCCTTCCCATCCCGAGGATGATCGCGGCGGTGATGCCCGAGAGGGCTGCCGGGATCACGGTCCCTGTGATCGTCTGCCAGTGCGTCGCCCCAAGGGCGAGGCTCCCCTCCCGGTACCCGCGGGGCACGGCACTGATCGCGTCCTCCGATATGCTGACGATCGTCGGGAGCGCCATGATGCCGAGCAGGATGGACCCGGCAAGCCAGGTCTCGCCGGACGCGACATCAAAGACGATGCGAATCTGGTCGGTCAGTATGACGAGACCGAAGAATCCGTAGACCACCGAGGGTATCCCTGCCAGGAGTTCGATGGCGGGTTTCACGACCACCCGCACCCGG is a genomic window of Methanoculleus bourgensis MS2 containing:
- the pstB gene encoding phosphate ABC transporter ATP-binding protein PstB, coding for MQRDDSILTAEHLNLYYGENQALRDISVSIPRNQVTALIGPSGCGKSTLLRCFNRLNDLVENVRLEGRILFEGLDIHDPGCDVVELRKRIGMVFQKPNPFPSSIYDNVAYGPRVHGVRGRKVLDAIVRESLEAAALWDEVADRLHDSAMGLSGGQQQRLCIARTLAVEPEIVLMDEPCSALDPIATSKIENLINDLKEHYTVVIVTHNMQQAARVSDVVGFMYLGRLIEFGPTARIFENPQEELTNNYVTGRFG
- a CDS encoding TIGR00341 family protein, which codes for MKKIAIHVREDGHKRVIEALEDLYYTISLAGEIYEITVFTPDENLDDLIEKIRSALDLRYNDNMIEVSTPDFVISSLLERAEKKHVEKEEKTPVEKLLDSIRGYAELDLEKLALTSIAGLIALSGLLLDNPVIIIGAMLLSPIIGPIYGFTVYVALGMPRESLRCLGVLAALLLGVFILSAIATFLISTVIPLALTDEIASRLVANPIYTLMAVLLGFAAVLAFNRGTSEVIAGVAIAAAIIPPTVVTGLVLVLEPVSLISSALLVAGQIVGLIAGALVAVTLLKVEPREARDKAIAKRYLIRSVVLIVFLFALLLWLTWLMWR
- a CDS encoding Hsp20/alpha crystallin family protein, coding for MSDSPADIFQQLNELMKRLMEQGLKEQGDPNKPFAYGFKIVIHDAGTTETSVEGPAPAPEEPSSEGTLEPIAEMYTTDDDVTVAVDLPGIEKGSIHLSLIDGTLTIIAGGNQLTSVEMPTVDAESMQSRYKHGVLEVKFSRGKPIRID
- a CDS encoding efflux RND transporter permease subunit produces the protein MRSPFQLIGESITRRPMAVAAIFILVFIIALYGMGQTTMETGRDTYIDKSTPRGALLDKYLDTFKSDSVMLLFECDNVLDTDVLAYIDQLQSEIGREEYVAGTLSVIDMVKQVNGGALPASEAEIIMAKEKVPPELLSRYLPSNMMTISVVTLAPGVSKDTRDQVLDSIESRISFSDAPPGVKVTVTGSPAFAKQMGEEINDSMGVLIGAAMLLMVLAVGLLFGHVRYRFLPVFVVGTGLILTFGTMGLVGIPISMVVIGAFPVLIGIGIDYAIQFQSRFDEEARHAPIQEAAITTIRNSGPAILYAMIATSLGFIAMWISPVPMVRDFGLVCVMGVVFCYISALIIVPTFGMLVKYRPKATGNESTGSSMEAYDRFLGGVAGKIAKHPVPILLVLGLVALVGVQLDASIPINSDEETFVPDDMSAVVDLQKMRRTMGSTDTLPLYIRGDGVTNLDTLTWIKKFEDYEVANNDKITSATSIVTYLVQYNDGRMPTTQQEVDAVLARIPEETKKPYLSGDTETVIEFGLVEMENEVALSLVDRMKSDVAWNYPPPGITAEPTGMIEMFTNLMTDISESKTTMTVLGFGMIFVFLLLVYRKLTAVSPVIPIIFIVGWNGAIMYLLGLDYTPLTAVLGSMTIGVASEYTILIMERFQEERRRGKERHEAIQQAVQKIGTAITVSGMTTVFGFSALLLSTFNIISNFGIVTVITVGFSLLGAILVMPAVLSLMDRFSRQDTNESAETAPASL
- a CDS encoding helix-turn-helix transcriptional regulator, with translation MSDQEEEALKIIQSQRQGVLQSELWKILEIDSRKCSRIVKRLLDAGLIERVEFRSDGIKTYLLRAKKRAIDPCVILAGEEILPCIGCERECVPEECALLLDWMYHLAFEEFQE
- a CDS encoding LSM domain-containing protein, which produces MVNGIVLPVKKVFSLVDSKIVVEIKDDGRKLQGRLVAVDEHLNLHMDETTEYTGDQRGRTLGTVVIRGNNILTISPLL
- the phoU gene encoding phosphate signaling complex protein PhoU; the protein is MVNKYREELRELKDMVQEQGVFAYGMLSSAMTALQDQDPELARQVHARRVELAERNLTIEEAALRLIALYQPMARDLRSIVCALRMNVALFRIGRYGKDIANLVEGLSEKPHIGNLMNLPHMADLVCAMIDDALKAYRTEDIVLIEGMSRRDDVVDDLRYAIFRESVTYMMEDPKNITRCMDYVMVARYLERCGDYACDIAEQVCYMVTGERVEVK
- the fbp gene encoding fructose-1,6-bisphosphate aldolase/phosphatase, encoding MVKTTVSVIKADVGSYPGHSRTHPKLLEVAARMLKEAEGSTIIDSYVTHCGDDLELIMTHTKGEDNEEIHELAWNVFLECAKIAKEMKLYGAGQDLLADAFSGNVKGMGPGVAEMEFEERGSDPLLVFMADKTEPGAWNYFLYKIFADPFSTSGLVIDPSMHQGFTFEVHDVMEKRRIRFNTPEESYSLLAYIGAPSRYVIKYVWKKDGTIAASTSTQRLNMMAGRYVGKDDPVMVIRAQSGLPSVGEVIDPFRTPILVAGWMRGSHHGPFMPVGVCDANCTQFDGPPRVVCLGFQVSNGKLIGPADMFDDPAFNRVRDRCCELSDVLRAHGPFEPHRLSLEEMEYTTLPGVEKQFKDRWEDLPE